The following are encoded together in the Lathyrus oleraceus cultivar Zhongwan6 chromosome 3, CAAS_Psat_ZW6_1.0, whole genome shotgun sequence genome:
- the LOC127130815 gene encoding uncharacterized protein LOC127130815 has translation MKGQIVSEFIVDHAVVESLQLQVELKPWRLFFDGSTHKDGSGVGIMIISPDGIPTKLKYRIEDIKHVPRIKNQEANDLAQIALGYRISKEKLEELVEVRGKAMAARLSLTGLESTQLGYANKEEFEVLAIDTLMDTDWRNPIINYLKDPSIDTERKTKYRALSYVLMGNELFKKTPEGILLKCLGENKAYLALSSVHSGACGAHQVGHKMKWSLFIYGMYWPTMLKDCIEFAKGCQECQVHAGIQHAPASELHAIIKPWPFRGWALDLIGEIQPTSSKGQRYILIGIDYFTKWVEAVPLVNMDQETIIEFIQRQILYRFGIPERKKQKNWHKTLDQALWACRTSPKEATNTTPFQLTFGHDAVLPVKIYLQSVRIQRQGEIPSDLYWEMMMNELVDLDEERLHALEVLRRQKERVARAYNKRVKGKTFIMNDLVWKVILPMDRKNKTLGKWSPHWEGQFRILKEFSNNAYEIEEQAEDRRILKVNGKYLKKYNPFVHEVKIITT, from the exons ATGAAGGGGCAAATAGTATCAGAATTTATTGTAGACCATGCAGTGGTCGAAAGTCTTCAACTTCAAGTTGAGTTAAAACCTTGGAGATTATTCTTCGACGGTTCCACTCATAAGGATGGAAGTGGAGTTGGGATCATGATAATTTCTCCTGATGGaattccaacaaaactcaaatatAGAATTGAAG ACATAAAACATGTCCCTAGAATAAAAAACCAAGAAGCTAATGACTTAGCACAAATAGCTTTAGGGTATAGAATTTCAAAAGAGAAGCTAGAGGAACTTGTCGAAGTAAGAGGAAAAGCAATGGCTGCCAGATTGTCTCTGACAGGTTTGGAAAGCACTCAGTTAGGATATGCTAACAAAGAAGAGTTTGAAGTACTGGCCATTGATACCTTAATGGATACAGATTGGAGGAATCCAATTATTAATTATCTCAAGGACCCTTCGATAGATACAGAAAGAAAAACCAAGTACAGGGCTTTATCTTATGTTTTGATGGGGAATGAATTATTCAAGAAAACCCCTGAAGGGATCCTGTTGAAATGTTTAGGAGAAAACAAGGCGTACTTAGCGTTATCTAGTGTACATAGTGGAGCCTGTGGAGCACACCAGGtaggccataagatgaaatggtcACTTTTTATATATGGAATGTATTGGCCCACCATGTTAAAAGATTGTATAGAGTTTGCTAAGGGTTGCCAagaatgtcaagtacatgcaggaATTCAACATGCTCCTGCAAGTGAGCTTCATGCAATTATCAAGCCTTGGCCTTTCAGAGGTTGGGCATTAGATCTAATTGGGGAAATTCAACCTACTTCATCCAAAGGTCAAAGGTACATACTTATAGGAAttgactatttcactaaatgggtcGAAGCAGTACCTTTAGTAAATATGGATCAAGAAACTATCATCGAATTCATTCAAAGACAAATATTATATAGATTTGGGATCCCAGAAA GGAAGAAGCAaaaaaattggcacaaaactTTAGATCAAGCACTTTGGGCTTGTCGAACCTCCCCTAAAGAAGCTACTAACACTACACCTTTCCAACTTACATTTGGACATGATGCGGTATTACCTGTCAAAATCTACTTGCAGTCAGTGAGAATCCAAAGACAAGGAGAAATTCCATCTGACCTATATTGGGAAATGATGATGAATGAACTGGTTGATTTGGACGAAGAAAGGTTGCATGCATTAGAAGTATTAAGAAGACAAAAGGAGAGGGTAGCAAGAGCATACAATAAGAGGGTCAAAGGTAAAACTTTCATTATGAATGATCTAGTTTGGAAAGTTATATTACCTATGGATCGCAAGAATAAAACATTAGGAAAATGGTCTCCACATTGGGAAGGACAGTTTCGAATTTTAAAAGAATTTTCAAATAATGCATACGAAATAGAAGAACAAGCAGAAGATCGAAGAATCTTAAAAGTAAATGGGAAATACTTAAAGAAGTATAACCCATTTGTGCATGAAGTTAAAATCATAACAACGTAG
- the LOC127130816 gene encoding uncharacterized protein LOC127130816, which produces MGRIADFLGAPQSSVRRRPNQVIIQEEEPTINQVRPPRQAPDERVMGARLEQPPVRQEVPEEQPRRIIMVNRDQDADEVIHRVRRENMMENDLTTKIERITAQNGLNTGLRRPNYSSPLSEYVLQTELPRGCKIPKFTKFSGDTSESTIEHIARYMTESGDLANSENLRMKYFPNSLTKNAFTWFTTLPPNSIDTWPHLERLFHEQFYMGQTKISLKELASIKRKITKPIDDYLNRFRLLKSRCFTIVPEHELVEMAAGSLDYSIRKKLDTQYLRDRAQLADRVRQVERLKVEKARANKNYKKEKVAYVEFEDGESEISNDPYGLEEFEVDLAELKEAPPYACKLLTPSNGRNPVETEKNDRFPKKTYTFDVTKCDEIFDLLVKDGQMIVSPNTKIPPLEQRKKRGFCKYHNFLGHKTSQCFLFRDLIQNAIKDGRLKFTDKGKNQMKVDADPLNIADTNYVEPVKINMIDMVEVEAVKETRTEGYVLVGKQATDGLNNDVPFGISVEGEQVAHVEPKATGSLNGKATKATEGLRKKFEEISIVDGANLGVNMMDLNHPPRNGGSGEVSEDRARGNAVWLPQS; this is translated from the coding sequence ATGGGACGCATAGCAGATTTCCTAGGCGCCCCTCAGTCCTCTGTTCGACGCAGACCAAACCAAGTTATAATCCAGGAAGAAGAACCAACTATAAATCAGGTTCGACCACCTAGACAAGCGCCTGACGAAAGAGTCATGGGGGCAAGATTAGAACAACCGCCAGTCCGACAGGAAGTCCCTGAAGAACAACCTAGGAGAATAATAATGGTTAATAGAGACCAGGATGCAGACGAAGTAATTCATAGGGTTAGGCGAGAAAACATGATGGAAAATGACTTAACTACTAAGATAGAGAGAATCACGGCCCAGAATGGTCTGAATACAGGACTTCGACGGCCAAATTATTCCTCTCCTTTATCAGAATACGTCCTACAAACTGAATTACCAAGGGGTTGTAAAatccctaagttcaccaaattctcaggggacactagtgaaTCCACTATAGAACACATAGCCAGATACATGACTGAGTCAGGGGATTTGGCGAACAGTGAGAATCTAAGAATGAAATATTTCCCCAATTCTTTAACGAAGAATGCCTTCACGTGGTTTACAACTTTGCCACCAAATTCTATAGATACTTGGCCTCATTTGGAAAGATTGtttcatgaacaattctacatgggccAAACTAAGATAAGTCTTAAGGAATTAGCCAGTATCAAAAGAAAAATCACTAAACCTATAGATGATTATCTGAATAGGTTCCGTTTGTTAAAATCTAGATGCTTTACAATAGTGCCtgaacatgagttggtcgaaatggccgctggAAGTTTAGACTATTCCATTAGGAAAAAGTTAGATACCCAGTATCTAAGAGATAGGGCCCAATTAGCAGACAGGGTTCGACAGGTCGAACGTTTAAAAGTTGAAAAGGCCAGAGCGAATAAGAATTAcaagaaagaaaaggttgcttATGTCGAATTCGAAGATGGGGAGTCTGAAATCTCTAATGACCCTTATGGTCTCGAGGAATTCGAAGTAGATTTGGCTGAATTAAAAGAAGCGCCACCTTATGCTTGTAAACTACTTACACCTTCGAATGGCAGGAACCCTGTCGAAACTGAAAAGAATGATAGATTTCCTAAAAAGACTTACACATTTGATGTTACCAAATGTGATGAAATCTTTGACTTATTAGTAAAAGATGGCCAAATGATAGTGTCTCCTAATACCAAAATTCCTCCGTTAGAACAACGGAAGAAAAGAGGCTTCTGTAAATATCACAATTTTTTAGGCCATAAAACCTCACAATGCTTTCTTTTTAGGGATCTTATTCAGAATGCAATTAAGGATGGTCGCCTCAAGTTCACTGACAAGGGGAAAAACCAGATGAAGGTTGACGCTGACCCCCTCAACATTGCTGACACAAATTATGTTGAACCTGTCAAAATCAACATGATTGACATGGTGGAAGTGGAGGCTGTGAAGGAAACAAGAACTGAAGGCTATGTGCTAGTTGGAAAACAGGCTACTGATGGCCTAAATAATGATGTTCCCTTTGGAATTTCTGTCGAAGGTGAACAGGTTGCTCATGTCGAACCAAAGGCCACTGGAAGTCTTAATGGGAAGGCAACTAAGGCTACTGAGGGCCTAAGGAAGAAATTTGAGGAAATTTCAATCGTTGATGGCGCCAATCTAGGTGTCAACATGATGGATCTGAACCACCCCCCTAGAAATGGAGGAAGTGGAGAGGTGTCTGAAGATAGAGCAAGAGGGAATGCAGTTTGGCTACCCCAAAGCTAA